A portion of the Musa acuminata AAA Group cultivar baxijiao chromosome BXJ1-1, Cavendish_Baxijiao_AAA, whole genome shotgun sequence genome contains these proteins:
- the LOC135587765 gene encoding protein CUP-SHAPED COTYLEDON 2-like yields MDPVDVVPSGYRFLPTAEELVVDYLANCVAGTRLPSRAVAFADVYGTEPWNLLCNGRQEGYFFAERKPKNSGGPRVDRRAGTGSWTLNKKQEPVKSIVDGREMVVGRKSFLSFNDGRRKNSGWVMYEYEMCSPGFERRVLCHVKKSSHHAISGGNFIKKVESTFTEAATETISGGSLVGQKRNREESSTLSAKALTPSKKPAHSLQSDVSPPPTAVVQHPISARPVTPPESRLSSVDSVAPNEAGVPSAALSSTDVGGGEPLITVEELEAFLASPSPSVDLGDEQNCIDDAFFTREVEASLMSDDTDTASNTIPKASPSGLVDPRLMPDDTRIDSTTVEEVSTSSSSIDLVACEKMYFTDDPFFWSLEEVHAFLMSDDTFAASTTEQMACVDDARSTTPKALQASLISDGTGTDSTTAEVVSSSSSYDFVGYEQTENVVDVDDFMQEIDALMKSDDTPVDSAMISWLEQ; encoded by the coding sequence ATGGATCCCGTCGACGTCGTTCCGAGTGGttacaggttccttcccacggcggaggaactcgtgGTCGACTACCTCGCCAACTGCGTTGCCGGCACACGGCTCCCTagccgcgctgtcgccttcgccgatgtctacggcaccgagccgtggaatcttctctgcaacggtcgacaggagggctatttctttgcggagcgcaagcccaagaacagcggcGGCCCGCGCGTCGATCGAAGGGCCGGCACCGGTTCTTGGACTCTGAACAAAAAGCAAGAACCCGTCAAGTCCATCGTCGacgggcgcgagatggtggtggGACGAAAGAGCTTCCTCTCCTTCAACGATGGCCGGCGGAAAAACTCCGGGTGGGTAATGTATGAGTATGAGATGTGTTCCCCGGGcttcgagagacgagttctctgtcacgttaAGAAGAGTTCGCATCATGCCATCTCCGGCGGCAATTTCATCAAAAAGGTTGAGTCGACGTTCACGGAGGCCGCGACAGAGACGATCTCCGGCGGCAGCCTCGTTGGgcagaagagaaatagagaggaatcttctactctctcagCAAAAGCATTGACTCCCTCAAAGAAGCCAGCACATTCATTgcagtccgacgtctcaccacctccaaccgcggtggtgcaacaTCCCATATCGGCTCGTCCTGTGACACCCCCGGAGAGTCGTCTTTCCTCGGTCGACTCAgttgcaccgaacgaagccggagtcccATCCGCCGCTCTATCGTCAACGGATGTCGGCGGAGGTGAGCCCTTGATAACTGTGGAAGAActcgaagcattcttggcttcgccttcgccgtcggtcgatcttggcgaTGAACAGAACTGCATCGACGATGCTTTCTTCACCCGAGAGGTTGAAGCCTCCTTgatgtcggatgacaccgacacagcctcgaataccatcccgaaggcctcgCCGTCAGGCCTTGTCGATCCTCGCTtgatgcccgatgacactcgaattgattcgaccacggtcgaaGAGGTTTCCACGTCATCGTCGTCGATCGACTTGGTCGCGTGTGAGAAGATGTACTTCACCGACGATCCCTTCTTTTGGAGCCTGGAAGAGGTCCATGCCTTCCtgatgtccgatgacaccttCGCTGCATCGACTACGGAACAAATGGCGTGCGTGGACGATGCTCGCTCGACAACCCCGAAAGCGTTGCAAGCCTCGTTGATTTCTGATGGCACCGGCACTGATTCGACCACGGCCGAAGTGGTTTCGTCGTCATCGTCGTACGACTTTGTTGGGTATGAGCAGACGGAGAACGTAGTTGATGTCGACGACTTCATGCAAGAGATCGATGCCCTCATGAAGTCCGATGACACACCTGTGGATTCGGCAATGATCTCGTGGCTGGAGCAGTAG
- the LOC135587086 gene encoding transmembrane 9 superfamily member 2-like encodes MDSRTCLSTSEPIAPFGLPRLGNEGSRILKMELSTLVLLVMACGLRVGADGTNHRYKEGDHVPLFANKAGPFHNPSETYRYYDLPFCSPEHVTEKTEALGEVLSGDRMVDAPYLLNFLEEQQSNLYDSHACAQK; translated from the exons ATGGACTCTCGCACGTGCCTATCCACCAGCGAGCCGATCGCCCCCTTCGGTCTTCCTCGGCTCGGGAACGAAG GTTCGAGGATCTTGAAGATGGAGTTATCTACGTTGGTTCTTCTCGTAATGGCTTGTGGTTTGAGGGTGGGAGCTGATGGAACCAATCATAGGTACAAAGAGGGTGATCATGTCCCCCTATTTGCCAATAAGGCCGGACCTTTCCACAACCCCAG CGAGACATATCGTTACTATGACTTGCCATTCTGCTCACCAG AGCATGTTACCGAAAAGACGGAAGCCCTTGGGGAAGTTCTAAGTGGTGATCGTATGGTCGATGCACCGTACTTATTAAATTTTCTGGAGGAGCAGCAGTCAAACCTCTACGATTCTCATGCGTGTGctcaaaaatga
- the LOC135587768 gene encoding protein CUP-SHAPED COTYLEDON 2-like, which yields MDPVDVVPSGYRFLPTAEELVVDYLANCVAGTRLPSRAVAFADVYGTEPWNLLCNGRQEGYFFAERKPKNSGGPRVDRRAGTGSWTLNKKQEPVKSIVDGREMVVGRKSFLSFNDGRRKNSGWVMYEYEMCSPGFERRVLCHVKKSSHHAISGGNFIKKVESTFTEAATETISGGSLVGQKRNREESSTLSAKALTPSKKPAHSLQSDVSPPPTAVVQHPISARPVTPPESRLSSVDSVAPNEAGVPSAALSSTDVGGGEPLITVEELEAFLASPSPSVDLGDEQNCIDDAFFTREVEASLMSDDTDTASNTIPKASPSGLVDPRLMPDDTRIDSTTVVEVSTSSSSIDLVACEKMYFTDDPFFWSLEEVHAFLMSDDTFAASTTEQMACVDDARSTTPKALQASLISDGTGTDSTTAEVVSSSSSYDFVGYEQTENVVDVDDFMQEIDALMKSDDTPVDSAMISWLEQ from the coding sequence ATGGATCCCGTCGACGTCGTTCCGAGTGGttacaggttccttcccacggcggaggaactcgtgGTCGACTACCTCGCCAACTGCGTTGCCGGCACACGGCTCCCTagccgcgctgtcgccttcgccgatgtctacggcaccgagccgtggaatcttctctgcaacggtcgacaggagggctatttctttgcggagcgcaagcccaagaacagcggcGGCCCGCGCGTCGATCGAAGGGCCGGCACCGGTTCTTGGACTCTGAACAAAAAGCAAGAACCCGTCAAGTCCATCGTCGacgggcgcgagatggtggtggGACGAAAGAGCTTCCTCTCCTTCAACGATGGCCGGCGGAAAAACTCCGGGTGGGTAATGTATGAGTATGAGATGTGTTCCCCGGGcttcgagagacgagttctctgtcacgttaAGAAGAGTTCGCATCATGCCATCTCCGGCGGCAATTTCATCAAAAAGGTTGAGTCGACGTTCACGGAGGCCGCGACAGAGACGATCTCCGGCGGCAGCCTCGTTGGgcagaagagaaatagagaggaatcttctactctctcagCAAAAGCATTGACTCCCTCAAAGAAGCCAGCACATTCATTgcagtccgacgtctcaccacctccaaccgcggtggtgcaacaTCCCATATCGGCTCGTCCTGTGACACCCCCGGAGAGTCGTCTTTCCTCGGTCGACTCAgttgcaccgaacgaagccggagtcccATCCGCCGCTCTATCGTCAACGGATGTCGGCGGAGGTGAGCCCTTGATAACTGTGGAAGAActcgaagcattcttggcttcgccttcgccgtcggtcgatcttggcgaTGAACAGAACTGCATCGACGATGCTTTCTTCACCCGAGAGGTTGAAGCCTCCTTgatgtcggatgacaccgacacagcctcgaataccatcccgaaggcctcgCCGTCAGGCCTTGTCGATCCTCGCTtgatgcccgatgacactcgaattgattcgaccacggtcgtaGAGGTTTCCACGTCATCGTCGTCGATCGACTTGGTCGCGTGTGAGAAGATGTACTTCACCGACGATCCCTTCTTTTGGAGCCTGGAAGAGGTCCATGCCTTCCtgatgtccgatgacaccttCGCTGCATCGACTACGGAACAAATGGCGTGCGTGGACGATGCTCGCTCGACAACCCCGAAAGCGTTGCAAGCCTCGTTGATTTCTGATGGCACCGGCACTGATTCGACCACGGCCGAAGTGGTTTCGTCGTCATCGTCGTACGACTTTGTTGGGTATGAGCAGACGGAGAACGTAGTTGATGTCGACGACTTCATGCAAGAGATCGATGCCCTCATGAAGTCCGATGACACACCTGTGGATTCGGCAATGATCTCGTGGCTGGAGCAGTAG